A window of Peromyscus eremicus chromosome 7, PerEre_H2_v1, whole genome shotgun sequence contains these coding sequences:
- the LOC131914322 gene encoding large ribosomal subunit protein eL29-like, translating to MAKSKNHTTHNQSRKWHRNGIKKPRSQRYESLKGVDPKFLRNMRFAKKHNKKGLTKMQANNAQAVSARAEATKALVKPKAVKPKMPKGPSRKLSCLAFIAHPKLGKRIRSYMAKGCRLCQPKPKAQTKAEASAPAQAPKGAQAPVKAP from the coding sequence ATGGCCAAGTCCAagaaccacaccacacacaaccaaTCTCGAAAATGGCACAGAAATGGTATCAAGAAACCCCGGTCACAAAGATACGAATCTCTTAAGGGGGTGGACCCCAAGTTCCTGAGGAACATGCGCTTTGCCAAGAAGCACAACAAGAAAGGCCTGACGAAGATGCAGGCCAACAACGCACAGGCAGTGAGTGCGCGTGCAGAGGCCACCAAGGCCCTTGTGAAGCCCAAGGCAGTTAAGCCCAAGATGCCAAAGGGCCCCAGCCGCAAGCTCAGCTGTCTCGCTTTCATCGCTCACCCTAAGCTCGGGAAGCGGATTAGAAGCTACATGGCCAAGGGTTGTAGGCTCTGCCAGCCAAAGCCCAAGGCTCAAACCAAGGCAGAggcctcagctccagctcaggctcCCAAAGGTGCCCAGGCCCCTGTGAAGGCCCCATAG